In Primulina huaijiensis isolate GDHJ02 chromosome 6, ASM1229523v2, whole genome shotgun sequence, a single window of DNA contains:
- the LOC140979446 gene encoding sister chromatid cohesion protein SCC4 isoform X2, producing MEAVAEGLWSLAEQHEQRKEIGKAVKCLEAICQSPVSFLPIIEIKTRLRIAALLLKHSHNVNHAKAHLERSQLLLNSIPSCFELKCRTYSLLSQCYHLVGAIPSQKQMLKKGLELSASSGDGFVGRLWSCNFISQLANALVIEGDYNGSISALQQGLASATEMCYPELQMFFSTSLLHVHVMQWDNTSLVAESIARCNVVWESIEPDKQSQCLGLLFYHELLHLFYLLRICDYKNAAQRIDKLDAVMKSDLQRMQHVQELTIELDSLNNSLHSNLDHRDRSALAKKKAKLEEQIGSYSGMSSFGKTTLEPAYFGNAKRAWADKLELALPPIDGEWLPKSVVYALVDLMAVVFSRPKGLFKECGKRIQSGMQIIQEELVQLGITDGVKVELQHSAIWIAGVYLMLLMQLLENKVAIDLTRSEFVEAQEALVQMQNWFVRFPTILQDCESTIETLRGHYAHSVGCYSEASFHFLEASKLTRSKSMQAMCNIYAAVSFICLGDAESSAKAVDLIGPVMGVIDSFVGMREKTSTLYAYGFLLMRQQNVQEARLRLASGLQMTHTFMGNLQLVSQYLTLLGNLALSLHDTVQAKEILRSALTLAKKLNDIPTQNWVLSNLTALYQQSGEKQSETENLEYQRRKVEDLQQRLASARLSIHHNELISKVKLQAPQLNESNIKRYIVGPSQSVGLDIPESLGLSTPLPTRSSARLMDVDIARLGKRKI from the exons ATGGAAGCGGTGGCGGAAGGGCTTTGGAGTCTGGCGGAGCAGCACGAGCAGAGGAAGGAGATAGGGAAGGCGGTGAAATGCCTCGAGGCCATTTGTCAGAGCCCCGTTTCTTTTCTCCCAATTATCGAAATCAAGACCCGCCTTCGAATCGCTGCTCTACTTCTCAAGCACTCTCATAATGTCAACCACGCCAAAGCTCATCTTGAACGCTCG CAACTTCTCCTGAACTCTATTCCTTCTTGCTTTGAGCTCAAGTGCAGAACATATAGTTTGTTGAGTCAGTGCTACCATCTTGTGGGAGCGATTCCTTCACAAAAACAGATGCTGAAGAAGGGTTTAGAACTTTCTGCAAGTTCTGGAGATGG GTTTGTCGGAAGATTATGGTCTTGCAACTTCATTTCTCAGCTTGCAAATGCCTTGGTAATTGAAGGGGACTATAATGGGTCGATTTCAGCTCTGCAACAGGGACTTGCTTCTGCAACAGAGATGTGTTATCCGGAATTGCAG ATGTTCTTTTCTACTTCGTTATTGCACGTGCATGTGATGCAGTGGGACAACACAAGTCTGGTAGCAGAATCTATTGCTAGATGCAATGTGGTATGGGAATCCATAGAGCCAGATAAG CAAAGTCAGTGCCTTGGCTTACTGTTCTATCATGAGCTTCTGCACTTGTTTTACCTCCTCCGGATATGTGACTACAAGAATGCTGCTCAACGCATTGATAAATTGGACGCCGTTATGAAGTCTGATTTACAGAGAATGCAGCATGTCCAAGAACTAACCatcgagcttgattcattaaaTAATAGCCTCCATTCTAATTTGGATCACAGAGACAGATCTGCTCTTGCTAAAAAAAAAGCTAAGCTTGAAGAACAGATTGGCAGTTATAGTGGAATGAGTTCATTTGGGAAAACAACTTTGGAACCTGCGTACTTTGGAAATGCGAAGAGAGCATGGGCTGATAAGCTTGAGTTGGCCTTGCCTCCGATTGATGGTGAGTGGCTACCAAAAAGTGTGGTCTATGCATTGGTAGATCTTATGGCTGTGGTCTTTAGCCGCCCAAAAGGACTATTTAAGGAGTGTGGAAAGAGGATTCAATCTGGAATGCAAATTATCCAAG AGGAACTGGTTCAACTGGGCATTACCGATGGTGTCAAAG TGGAATTGCAACATTCAGCAATTTGGATTGCTGGTGTCTACTTGATGTTGCTTATGCAGCTCCTTGAAAACAAAGTAGCAATTGATCTTACACGAAGTGAATTTGTTGAAGCTCAAGAG GCTTTGGTACAGATGCAAAATTGGTTTGTACGCTTCCCAACAATCTTGCAGGATTGTGAGAGTACAATTGAGACACTAAGGGGGCACTATGCTCATTCAGTTGGCTGTTACAGCGAAGCCAGTTTTCATTTTCTTGAAGCTTCCAAA CTGACACGGAGTAAATCAATGCAAGCGATGTGCAACATCTATGCTGCAGTCTCATTTATCTGCCTTGGTGATGCTGAATCTTCTGCAAAG GCTGTTGATTTGATTGGACCCGTTATGGGAGTGATTGATTCTTTTGTTGGGATGCGAGAAAAAACCAGTACCCTTTATGCTTATGGATTTCTGCTGATGAGGCAACAGAATGTACAAGAAGCCAG ACTCCGGCTGGCCTCCGGTTTGCAGATGACTCATACTTTTATGGGAAATCTTCAACTTGTTTCACAATATTTGACTCTGCTTGGAAATTTGGCACTTTCCCTGCATGACACTGTACAAGCTAAAGAGATCTTAAGGTCTGCCCTGACATTGGCAAAGAAGCTCAATGACATTCCAACTCAAAATTGGGTTCTGTCAAATTTAACAG CTTTGTACCAGCAGTCAGGGGAGAAACAAAGTGAAACGGAAAATCTGGAGTATCAAAGGAGAAAAGTAGAAGATTTGCAGCAAAGGCTTGCCAGTGCACGCTTATCCATTCATCATAACGAACTG ATTAGCAAAGTAAAACTACAAGCTCCTCAATTGAATGAGTCAAATATCAAACGATATATTGTGGGCCCTTCCCAGAGTGTCGGTCTTGACATTCCTGAATCACTTGGTTTATCTACTCCCCTGCCAACACGTTCCTCAGCTAGGCTTATGGATGTGGACATTGCGAGGCTTGGGAAGAGAAAAATATAG
- the LOC140979446 gene encoding sister chromatid cohesion protein SCC4 isoform X1, whose product MEAVAEGLWSLAEQHEQRKEIGKAVKCLEAICQSPVSFLPIIEIKTRLRIAALLLKHSHNVNHAKAHLERSQLLLNSIPSCFELKCRTYSLLSQCYHLVGAIPSQKQMLKKGLELSASSGDGFVGRLWSCNFISQLANALVIEGDYNGSISALQQGLASATEMCYPELQMFFSTSLLHVHVMQWDNTSLVAESIARCNVVWESIEPDKQSQCLGLLFYHELLHLFYLLRICDYKNAAQRIDKLDAVMKSDLQRMQHVQELTIELDSLNNSLHSNLDHRDRSALAKKKAKLEEQIGSYSGMSSFGKTTLEPAYFGNAKRAWADKLELALPPIDGEWLPKSVVYALVDLMAVVFSRPKGLFKECGKRIQSGMQIIQEELVQLGITDGVKEVELQHSAIWIAGVYLMLLMQLLENKVAIDLTRSEFVEAQEALVQMQNWFVRFPTILQDCESTIETLRGHYAHSVGCYSEASFHFLEASKLTRSKSMQAMCNIYAAVSFICLGDAESSAKAVDLIGPVMGVIDSFVGMREKTSTLYAYGFLLMRQQNVQEARLRLASGLQMTHTFMGNLQLVSQYLTLLGNLALSLHDTVQAKEILRSALTLAKKLNDIPTQNWVLSNLTALYQQSGEKQSETENLEYQRRKVEDLQQRLASARLSIHHNELISKVKLQAPQLNESNIKRYIVGPSQSVGLDIPESLGLSTPLPTRSSARLMDVDIARLGKRKI is encoded by the exons ATGGAAGCGGTGGCGGAAGGGCTTTGGAGTCTGGCGGAGCAGCACGAGCAGAGGAAGGAGATAGGGAAGGCGGTGAAATGCCTCGAGGCCATTTGTCAGAGCCCCGTTTCTTTTCTCCCAATTATCGAAATCAAGACCCGCCTTCGAATCGCTGCTCTACTTCTCAAGCACTCTCATAATGTCAACCACGCCAAAGCTCATCTTGAACGCTCG CAACTTCTCCTGAACTCTATTCCTTCTTGCTTTGAGCTCAAGTGCAGAACATATAGTTTGTTGAGTCAGTGCTACCATCTTGTGGGAGCGATTCCTTCACAAAAACAGATGCTGAAGAAGGGTTTAGAACTTTCTGCAAGTTCTGGAGATGG GTTTGTCGGAAGATTATGGTCTTGCAACTTCATTTCTCAGCTTGCAAATGCCTTGGTAATTGAAGGGGACTATAATGGGTCGATTTCAGCTCTGCAACAGGGACTTGCTTCTGCAACAGAGATGTGTTATCCGGAATTGCAG ATGTTCTTTTCTACTTCGTTATTGCACGTGCATGTGATGCAGTGGGACAACACAAGTCTGGTAGCAGAATCTATTGCTAGATGCAATGTGGTATGGGAATCCATAGAGCCAGATAAG CAAAGTCAGTGCCTTGGCTTACTGTTCTATCATGAGCTTCTGCACTTGTTTTACCTCCTCCGGATATGTGACTACAAGAATGCTGCTCAACGCATTGATAAATTGGACGCCGTTATGAAGTCTGATTTACAGAGAATGCAGCATGTCCAAGAACTAACCatcgagcttgattcattaaaTAATAGCCTCCATTCTAATTTGGATCACAGAGACAGATCTGCTCTTGCTAAAAAAAAAGCTAAGCTTGAAGAACAGATTGGCAGTTATAGTGGAATGAGTTCATTTGGGAAAACAACTTTGGAACCTGCGTACTTTGGAAATGCGAAGAGAGCATGGGCTGATAAGCTTGAGTTGGCCTTGCCTCCGATTGATGGTGAGTGGCTACCAAAAAGTGTGGTCTATGCATTGGTAGATCTTATGGCTGTGGTCTTTAGCCGCCCAAAAGGACTATTTAAGGAGTGTGGAAAGAGGATTCAATCTGGAATGCAAATTATCCAAG AGGAACTGGTTCAACTGGGCATTACCGATGGTGTCAAAG AAGTGGAATTGCAACATTCAGCAATTTGGATTGCTGGTGTCTACTTGATGTTGCTTATGCAGCTCCTTGAAAACAAAGTAGCAATTGATCTTACACGAAGTGAATTTGTTGAAGCTCAAGAG GCTTTGGTACAGATGCAAAATTGGTTTGTACGCTTCCCAACAATCTTGCAGGATTGTGAGAGTACAATTGAGACACTAAGGGGGCACTATGCTCATTCAGTTGGCTGTTACAGCGAAGCCAGTTTTCATTTTCTTGAAGCTTCCAAA CTGACACGGAGTAAATCAATGCAAGCGATGTGCAACATCTATGCTGCAGTCTCATTTATCTGCCTTGGTGATGCTGAATCTTCTGCAAAG GCTGTTGATTTGATTGGACCCGTTATGGGAGTGATTGATTCTTTTGTTGGGATGCGAGAAAAAACCAGTACCCTTTATGCTTATGGATTTCTGCTGATGAGGCAACAGAATGTACAAGAAGCCAG ACTCCGGCTGGCCTCCGGTTTGCAGATGACTCATACTTTTATGGGAAATCTTCAACTTGTTTCACAATATTTGACTCTGCTTGGAAATTTGGCACTTTCCCTGCATGACACTGTACAAGCTAAAGAGATCTTAAGGTCTGCCCTGACATTGGCAAAGAAGCTCAATGACATTCCAACTCAAAATTGGGTTCTGTCAAATTTAACAG CTTTGTACCAGCAGTCAGGGGAGAAACAAAGTGAAACGGAAAATCTGGAGTATCAAAGGAGAAAAGTAGAAGATTTGCAGCAAAGGCTTGCCAGTGCACGCTTATCCATTCATCATAACGAACTG ATTAGCAAAGTAAAACTACAAGCTCCTCAATTGAATGAGTCAAATATCAAACGATATATTGTGGGCCCTTCCCAGAGTGTCGGTCTTGACATTCCTGAATCACTTGGTTTATCTACTCCCCTGCCAACACGTTCCTCAGCTAGGCTTATGGATGTGGACATTGCGAGGCTTGGGAAGAGAAAAATATAG